The Candidatus Hydrogenedentota bacterium genome has a segment encoding these proteins:
- a CDS encoding sialate O-acetylesterase, with the protein MKYRNRCAVFMLLAFSLLGPCGLAGAEAAVTGGLVRYQVLQCDADGVASVSCEGTWSGQGAVAVRGRVVKDGSPVFDWKQAGDAGTGAWKGALTGIPAGGPYTVEWSVGEETCAVSDVLAGDLWVLAGQSNMQGVGNMLDVTPPHPQVHMLAMNNEWRPAQEPLHILAESPDPVHSQPKSEEERKAAIEAHKNGPKGAGLGLPFAVEMVKRTGRPVGLVCVAHGGTSMAQWDPALKDQGGSSLYGSMYEHFQLAGGKVRGVLWYQGESDASPDAAPLFKQKFIDFVAAVRKDFGDPNLPFYYVQIGRFINPAPASQQWNAVQALQLECEGLIPNSGLVAAIDLSLDDLIHAGTAGLKKLGARLANLAEHDLYGGKVLRGPRPGEITRRETPHGKQLLVTFNDVNGGLTAPGRPAGFCVTAGPEGAPVPFFLNEEVSPESPDTMVLWYWHDLPENAQLWYGWGFDPYCNIEDQAGMAMPVFGPVPIP; encoded by the coding sequence ATGAAATACAGGAACCGTTGCGCAGTTTTCATGCTGTTGGCGTTCAGCCTCCTTGGCCCCTGCGGCCTTGCCGGCGCGGAGGCGGCGGTCACCGGCGGGCTGGTCCGGTACCAGGTGCTGCAGTGCGATGCAGACGGAGTGGCCAGCGTCTCGTGTGAAGGCACGTGGTCAGGCCAGGGCGCGGTGGCCGTGCGCGGGCGCGTGGTGAAGGATGGAAGCCCCGTCTTCGACTGGAAACAGGCGGGCGATGCGGGCACGGGCGCGTGGAAAGGCGCGCTGACGGGAATCCCCGCGGGCGGGCCGTACACGGTCGAATGGAGCGTTGGCGAAGAAACGTGCGCGGTCAGCGATGTGCTTGCGGGCGACCTGTGGGTGCTGGCGGGGCAGTCGAACATGCAAGGCGTGGGCAATATGCTGGACGTGACGCCGCCTCATCCGCAGGTGCACATGCTCGCCATGAACAACGAGTGGCGGCCCGCGCAGGAGCCGCTTCACATCCTGGCGGAATCGCCGGACCCGGTGCACAGCCAGCCCAAGAGCGAGGAAGAGCGGAAAGCCGCCATTGAAGCCCACAAGAACGGGCCAAAGGGCGCGGGACTTGGGTTGCCCTTCGCGGTCGAGATGGTGAAACGCACGGGGCGGCCCGTCGGGCTGGTCTGCGTCGCGCATGGCGGAACGTCGATGGCCCAGTGGGATCCCGCGTTGAAGGACCAGGGCGGCAGTTCGCTCTACGGCTCGATGTACGAGCATTTCCAGCTGGCGGGCGGCAAGGTGCGCGGCGTGTTGTGGTACCAGGGCGAGTCTGACGCCAGCCCCGACGCGGCGCCGCTCTTCAAGCAGAAATTCATTGATTTCGTTGCGGCGGTCCGGAAGGATTTCGGCGACCCGAACCTGCCGTTCTACTATGTGCAGATCGGGCGGTTCATCAACCCCGCGCCGGCGTCGCAACAGTGGAACGCGGTGCAGGCGCTGCAACTGGAATGCGAGGGCCTGATCCCGAACAGCGGCCTCGTGGCGGCTATCGACCTGTCGCTGGACGACTTGATCCATGCGGGCACCGCCGGGCTGAAGAAACTGGGCGCGCGGCTGGCGAACCTCGCCGAACATGACCTGTACGGCGGGAAGGTGTTGCGCGGGCCGCGTCCGGGCGAGATCACGCGTCGCGAGACGCCCCACGGCAAGCAGCTCCTGGTCACGTTCAACGATGTGAACGGCGGTCTGACCGCGCCCGGCCGTCCCGCGGGCTTCTGCGTGACCGCGGGCCCTGAAGGGGCGCCCGTGCCGTTCTTCCTCAACGAAGAGGTGTCGCCCGAATCGCCCGACACGATGGTCCTGTGGTACTGGCACGACCTGCCGGAGAACGCGCAGCTTTGGTACGGCTGGGGTTTCGACCCGTACTGCAACATTGAGGACCAGGCGGGCATGGCCATGCCGGTCTTCGGTCCGGTGCCGATTCCGTGA
- a CDS encoding efflux RND transporter periplasmic adaptor subunit, whose product MSRIASWARVTVRVALCVAPLCLIQGCNRQQAQNGGAPGQREATPVRAGTVTMQNVPVQLSTFGNVEAYSTIHVNAQVSGELKEVHFEEGDVVQEGQVLFTIDPRPFEAALAQTEANLSKAEAELEESRANKARNLAEAANAQAELKRDEPLHAQGMVSQEEFDRVRTHAEALRAAVSANDAAIRAAAEAIASAKAAIDQAKLELEYCTIRAPITARTGSLLLHRGNLVRANDANPMVILTQMQPIYVTFTVPERHLPAIREHEAKGPLEVVAVVPEQEDTPVTGTLTFIDNEIDQATGTFRVKATFENKDGWLWPGQYVTVELRVAVQENVVVAPAEALQMGQSGVFAYVVKDDMTVELRPVVAGDTWQQVTVVEEGLQPGETVVIDGLLRAAPGLKVRIVADQAETKDES is encoded by the coding sequence GTGAGTAGAATAGCCTCATGGGCGCGCGTGACCGTGCGCGTCGCGCTGTGCGTCGCGCCGCTGTGTCTCATACAGGGCTGCAACCGGCAGCAGGCCCAGAATGGCGGCGCGCCCGGCCAGCGCGAGGCGACGCCCGTCCGCGCCGGCACGGTAACGATGCAGAACGTGCCCGTTCAATTGTCCACCTTCGGCAATGTCGAGGCCTATTCCACCATTCACGTAAATGCCCAAGTTTCCGGCGAATTGAAAGAGGTGCATTTCGAAGAGGGCGACGTGGTCCAGGAGGGGCAAGTCCTCTTCACGATTGACCCGCGCCCCTTCGAGGCGGCGCTGGCGCAGACAGAGGCCAACCTGTCCAAGGCGGAGGCGGAGTTGGAGGAATCCCGCGCCAACAAGGCCCGCAACCTCGCCGAGGCGGCCAACGCGCAGGCCGAACTCAAGCGCGATGAGCCCCTGCACGCGCAGGGCATGGTCTCGCAGGAAGAATTCGACCGCGTCCGGACCCATGCCGAGGCCCTGCGCGCGGCCGTGTCGGCGAACGACGCCGCCATCCGTGCGGCGGCGGAGGCCATCGCGAGTGCGAAGGCGGCAATCGACCAGGCCAAACTGGAACTCGAATACTGCACGATCCGGGCCCCAATCACGGCGCGCACCGGTAGCCTGCTCTTGCATCGCGGCAACCTCGTCCGCGCGAACGACGCCAATCCCATGGTAATCCTGACCCAGATGCAGCCGATTTACGTCACCTTCACCGTGCCGGAGAGGCACTTGCCCGCAATCCGGGAACATGAGGCCAAGGGGCCGCTCGAAGTGGTCGCGGTCGTGCCCGAACAGGAGGATACCCCCGTTACCGGAACACTGACCTTCATCGATAATGAAATTGACCAGGCAACGGGGACGTTTCGGGTCAAGGCCACCTTCGAGAACAAGGACGGCTGGCTCTGGCCCGGCCAGTACGTAACGGTCGAACTCCGGGTCGCGGTTCAGGAGAACGTCGTTGTCGCGCCTGCCGAAGCGCTCCAGATGGGTCAAAGCGGCGTGTTCGCCTACGTCGTAAAAGACGATATGACCGTGGAATTGCGTCCAGTGGTTGCGGGGGACACCTGGCAGCAGGTCACGGTGGTCGAAGAAGGCCTGCAACCTGGCGAAACGGTGGTCATCGATGGCCTGCTTCGCGCGGCGCCGGGCCTCAAAGTGCGGATTGTCGCCGATCAGGCCGAGACGAAGGACGAATCGTAA
- a CDS encoding efflux RND transporter permease subunit: protein MGVSSPFIRRPVMTTLIMTAILILGVASYRSLPVSDLPNVDFPTIQVSASLPGASPETMASAVATPLERRFSTISGLESMNSASALGRTTVVLQFALDRDIDAAAQDVQSAISLATRDLPRDMTSPPSFRKVNPADSPVLFLALSSSVLPLSMVNQYAETNLAQRISMISGVAQVQVYGSQKYAVRVQADPRALAARQIGLDEISAAIQSGNVNLPVGDLQGNRNAFTLQSSGQLLRAEDYKPLIVAWRDGSPVRLADVAHVFDSVENDKVAAWFGDVRGVILAVQRQPGTNTIAVVDAIKELLPSFRAQIPAAINLDILYDRSGSIRESVDEVKFTLVLTTCLVILVIFLFLRNIRATIIPGLALVLSIVGTFGAMYLLNFNIDNLSLMALTLATGFVVDDAIVMIENIVRHMEKGEKAMDAAHRGSREIGFTIVSMTLSLVSVFIPVLFMPGIMGRLLNEFAVTISVAILISGFISLTQTPMLCSRFLKPLHKENHGVFYNALEWCFNAMLRVYEWTLRPVMRHRFLTLAMLVFLFVATGYLFLRVPKGFVPNEDYGQVMASTEAAQGISFEDMKTHQAKVAGIVRQDPNIAAFMSSVGSGGPTSTGNAGRLFIRLKPREERAGVEEVVRELRAKVAQVPGIRTFVQNTPTINIGGQSTKSQYQFTLQSPSLEDLYHYAPLLEERLRALPGLLDVVTDLLISNPEARVEINRDKASALGVSAQQIEETLYTAYGSRQISTIYAPEDQYRVVLELKPEYRLSPEALSLLYVRSRTGTLVPLNTVATIARGVGPLTVTHLGQLPSVTVSFNLAPGYSLGEAVAQVNRIARELLPGSISTSFQGTAQAFQSSMGGMNVLLVAAILTMYIILGILYESFIHPLTILSGLPAAGVGALLTLMLFGLELNLFSLVGVIMLIGIVKKNAIMMVDFALEAQRNEHLPPRDAIFQACLIRFRPIMMTTMAALMGTLPIALGVGTGSEARRPLGMAVVGGLILSQLLTLYITPVIYTYMESLLGLFRRKKAGPVRQAAEPVAGTSE from the coding sequence ATGGGCGTCTCCAGCCCATTCATACGCCGCCCCGTCATGACCACGCTGATCATGACGGCCATCCTGATCCTGGGCGTGGCCAGCTACCGGTCGCTGCCCGTGAGCGACCTGCCGAACGTCGACTTCCCCACTATCCAAGTCTCGGCGAGCCTGCCGGGCGCCAGCCCGGAAACGATGGCTTCGGCCGTAGCCACCCCGCTCGAGCGCCGCTTCTCGACGATCTCGGGACTGGAATCGATGAATTCGGCCAGCGCGCTCGGCCGCACCACCGTCGTCCTCCAATTCGCGCTCGACCGCGACATCGACGCTGCCGCGCAGGACGTGCAATCGGCTATCAGCCTGGCCACGCGCGACCTGCCGCGCGACATGACCAGCCCGCCGTCGTTTCGCAAGGTGAATCCCGCCGATTCGCCCGTGCTCTTTCTTGCCCTGAGTTCGTCCGTGCTGCCGCTCTCCATGGTGAACCAGTATGCCGAGACGAACCTGGCCCAGCGCATCTCGATGATCAGCGGCGTCGCCCAGGTGCAGGTCTACGGCTCGCAGAAATACGCCGTGCGCGTTCAAGCCGACCCGCGCGCGCTTGCCGCGCGCCAAATCGGCCTGGACGAAATCTCCGCCGCGATCCAGTCCGGCAACGTGAACCTGCCCGTGGGCGACCTGCAGGGCAACCGGAACGCATTCACGCTGCAAAGCAGCGGCCAGCTCCTGCGGGCCGAAGACTACAAGCCGCTCATTGTGGCCTGGCGCGACGGCTCGCCCGTGCGCCTGGCGGACGTGGCCCATGTCTTCGACAGCGTCGAAAACGACAAAGTGGCGGCGTGGTTCGGCGACGTGCGCGGCGTCATCCTGGCGGTGCAGCGCCAGCCAGGCACGAACACGATCGCCGTCGTGGATGCGATCAAGGAACTATTGCCCTCGTTCCGCGCGCAGATCCCCGCGGCCATCAACCTGGACATTCTCTATGACCGGTCGGGCTCGATCCGCGAATCGGTCGACGAGGTCAAGTTCACGCTCGTGCTGACCACTTGCCTGGTCATTCTCGTCATCTTCCTGTTTCTGCGAAACATCCGCGCGACGATCATCCCCGGGCTTGCACTCGTGCTCTCGATCGTGGGCACCTTCGGCGCCATGTACCTGCTCAATTTCAATATCGACAACTTGTCGCTGATGGCGCTGACTCTGGCGACGGGTTTCGTCGTGGACGACGCGATCGTCATGATCGAGAACATCGTGCGGCACATGGAAAAGGGCGAAAAAGCGATGGACGCGGCCCACCGCGGCTCGCGCGAGATCGGGTTCACCATCGTGTCCATGACCCTGTCCCTCGTGTCCGTGTTCATTCCGGTGTTGTTCATGCCGGGTATCATGGGCCGCCTGCTCAACGAATTCGCCGTAACCATCAGCGTGGCCATCCTGATCTCCGGGTTCATTTCGCTTACCCAGACGCCCATGCTGTGCAGCCGTTTTCTCAAGCCGCTTCACAAGGAAAACCATGGCGTCTTCTACAATGCGCTCGAATGGTGCTTCAACGCCATGCTGCGCGTGTACGAGTGGACGTTGCGCCCGGTCATGCGCCACCGGTTTCTGACGCTGGCCATGCTCGTCTTTCTCTTTGTCGCGACCGGCTACCTGTTCCTCCGCGTGCCGAAGGGATTCGTCCCGAACGAGGACTACGGCCAGGTCATGGCTTCGACGGAAGCGGCGCAAGGCATTTCATTCGAAGACATGAAGACCCATCAGGCGAAGGTGGCGGGAATCGTCCGCCAGGACCCGAACATCGCCGCTTTCATGTCTTCCGTCGGGTCGGGCGGCCCCACGTCGACGGGTAACGCGGGACGCCTGTTCATCCGCCTGAAACCGCGCGAGGAACGCGCGGGCGTCGAAGAAGTCGTTCGGGAATTGCGCGCGAAAGTGGCCCAGGTGCCCGGTATCCGGACCTTCGTTCAGAACACGCCCACCATCAATATCGGCGGGCAATCGACCAAGAGCCAGTATCAGTTCACGCTGCAAAGCCCGAGTCTCGAGGACCTCTATCACTACGCGCCGCTGCTCGAAGAGCGGCTGCGCGCGCTGCCGGGGCTCCTGGACGTGGTCACGGACCTGCTGATTTCCAATCCCGAAGCACGTGTTGAGATTAACCGGGACAAGGCGTCCGCTCTCGGGGTTTCCGCGCAACAGATCGAGGAAACGCTCTATACCGCATACGGCTCGCGGCAAATCTCGACCATCTACGCGCCCGAGGACCAGTACCGCGTCGTGCTCGAACTCAAACCGGAATACCGCCTCTCCCCAGAGGCGCTCTCCCTGCTCTACGTGCGGTCCCGGACAGGCACACTGGTTCCACTCAACACCGTCGCAACGATCGCGCGCGGCGTGGGCCCGCTTACCGTCACGCACCTCGGCCAGCTGCCGTCCGTTACCGTATCCTTCAATCTCGCGCCGGGCTACTCGCTCGGCGAGGCCGTGGCGCAGGTCAACCGCATCGCGCGCGAGTTATTGCCTGGCTCCATCAGCACCAGTTTTCAGGGCACCGCGCAGGCATTCCAGTCGTCCATGGGCGGGATGAACGTCCTCCTCGTCGCCGCGATCCTCACCATGTACATCATTCTCGGCATTCTGTACGAGAGCTTCATCCATCCCTTAACGATTCTCTCGGGATTGCCCGCGGCCGGCGTGGGCGCGCTGCTGACGCTGATGTTGTTCGGCCTGGAGCTCAACCTGTTCTCGCTCGTCGGCGTGATCATGCTGATCGGCATCGTGAAAAAGAACGCAATCATGATGGTGGACTTCGCGCTCGAAGCGCAGCGCAATGAGCACCTGCCGCCCCGCGACGCGATCTTCCAGGCGTGCCTGATCCGTTTCCGGCCCATCATGATGACGACCATGGCCGCGCTCATGGGCACGTTGCCCATCGCGCTGGGCGTCGGCACCGGTTCCGAGGCGCGGCGGCCCCTCGGCATGGCGGTTGTGGGCGGCCTGATCCTCTCGCAGCTGCTCACGCTCTATATCACGCCCGTCATCTACACGTACATGGAATCGCTGCTCGGACTCTTCCGCCGCAAGAAGGCCGGCCCGGTCCGGCAAGCGGCCGAGCCCGTCGCCGGGACGTCTGAGTAA